The genomic interval ATCCTTACCCACAAACCCTCGACGTGCTGGAACGGGCACAGCCACAGCTCAAGGGCCAGGGCATCGAACTGATCAGGCTCAGCCAGATGATTGCCGTGCGCAGCAACCAGGCGATGCCTGGGCATGGCAAGAATGGCCGCTACACCAATCGCTGAGAAGCTGGGGCTGCTTTGCAGCCCTTCGCGGGCATGCCCGCGAAGGGCCGCAAAGCGACCCCAATAAAAAACCCCGCTCAGTGAGCGGGGTTTTGTTTGCATCAACAGCAATCAGCTGTACACACGCCCCAGCAGCTGGCGGTGGCTTTCGAACTGATCCAGCACATCACGCACGATCTGCTCGGGCGCAAAGCCCATCAGGTCATACTCCTGGCTGCCATCGTGCAGGTACACCTCGGCGCGATAGTAGCGCTGACGCACTTCCGGTTCGCCTTCAACCGGCGCCTCGCTCGGCGCGGCCATGTAGCCGTCCAGGCTCACTTCGTAAACGAACGGGTTACCCTCGTCCATCATCACCCGCAGGCCCATCATGTTGCGCGACTGGCCAACGCGGGTTTCCACCTCAAAGCCCAGAGTCTGCAACTGCGCGGCCGCTTCTTTCAGCGCCGGGCTGACCTGCTTGTCCATGAAGCGCTGCACCACAGCCTGGGTGGGCTGCAGCTCCAGCTGGGTCAGGCGCTCGCTGAAGCCACGACGACCACGGGCCGCCAGTTCGGCGCGCTCCTGTTCGACCGCCACGTCCTGCTTCATGGCCTTGTACAGGCCGAACATGAACAGCACCAGCACCACCGAGAACGGCAGGCCTGCCAGCACGACCATGGTTTGCATGGCTTCGAAGTTACCGGCAAACAGCAGGCCGATGGTGACCAGGGTAATGACAACCGACCAGAACACCACCATCCAGTGCGGGGCGTCTTCATCCACCTTGCCGCCTTTGCACGACAGGTTGGCCATCATCACCGCGCCGGAATCGGCCGGGGTGAGGAACAGTACAAAGCCGACAAATACCGCCACACCAATCACGATCTTCGCCGCCGGGAAGTATTCCAGCAGTTGGTAGATCGACATTGACGGCTGTTCCAGCGCAGTCTTGCCCAGCTCCACCGCCCCTTGGTTGATCACCAGGTCCAGTGCGGTGTTGCCGAAGATCGACAGCCAGGCCAAGGTGAAGCCCAGCGGGATCAACAGCACGCCGCTGACCAGTTGGCGCACGGTACGGCCCTTGGAGATACGGGCAATGAACATGCCGACGAACGGGCCCCAGGAAATCCACCAGGCCCAGTAGAACACGGTCCACAGGCCCAACCAGCGCTCGGACTTGCCGGCTTCGCCTTCGTACACGTAAAGGTCGAAGGTTTTCAACACGATACCGTTCAGGTAGTCGCCAACGTTCTGCACAAAGCCGTTGAACAGGTGCAGCGTGTTGCCCGCCAGCAGCACGAACAGCAGCAGGCCGCTGAACAGCAGGATGTTCAGGTTGGACAAGCGGCGAATGCCGTTTTCCACGCCCGATACCGCCGCCACGGTGGCCACGCCGGCCATGACCAGGATCACCACCAGCAGGTTGGTCTGGCTGTG from Pseudomonas fortuita carries:
- a CDS encoding BCCT family transporter, translated to MFFTSALMILVLTALLIAVPDTAGQVLGVAQKWLTRTFGWYYMLVICGYLLFVVYLAFSDYGKLKLGGKDDQPDFSYGAWAGMLFSSGIGISLLYFGASEPLDHYFNPPEGTPASLEAARQGLQLTFLHWGLHGWAIYALVGLAVGYFAYRHNQPLALRSALYPLVGERWVKGAAGNAVDIFGMFVTLLGLVTNLGIGSMQVSSGLEYLFGMEHSQTNLLVVILVMAGVATVAAVSGVENGIRRLSNLNILLFSGLLLFVLLAGNTLHLFNGFVQNVGDYLNGIVLKTFDLYVYEGEAGKSERWLGLWTVFYWAWWISWGPFVGMFIARISKGRTVRQLVSGVLLIPLGFTLAWLSIFGNTALDLVINQGAVELGKTALEQPSMSIYQLLEYFPAAKIVIGVAVFVGFVLFLTPADSGAVMMANLSCKGGKVDEDAPHWMVVFWSVVITLVTIGLLFAGNFEAMQTMVVLAGLPFSVVLVLFMFGLYKAMKQDVAVEQERAELAARGRRGFSERLTQLELQPTQAVVQRFMDKQVSPALKEAAAQLQTLGFEVETRVGQSRNMMGLRVMMDEGNPFVYEVSLDGYMAAPSEAPVEGEPEVRQRYYRAEVYLHDGSQEYDLMGFAPEQIVRDVLDQFESHRQLLGRVYS